The genome window TTAATTTACTATCtttagaaactatgagaatagaaaggttcggaaattattcagacctcttccctttttccaaattttgttacgttatggactaaataaaaaaatgtcttcaatctacacacaataacccataaatGATGAAGCGAACAGTTTTTATTTatcaaatttattacaaataaaaaacagaaataagtattcagaccttttgctatgagactcgaaattgagctcagatgcatcctgtttccatttatcatccttgagatgtttctacaacttgattggagtccacctgtggtaaattcaattgattggacatgatttggaaaggcacacacacacacacacacacacacacacacacacacacacacggtcccgcagttgacagtgcatgtcagagcaaaaaccaagccatgaggtcgaaggacttgtccatagagctccaagacaagattgtgtcgaggcacagatctggggaagggtaccaaaaagagattctgcagcattgacggtccccaagaacacagtggcctccatcattcttaaatagaagaagtttggaaccacctagagctggcctcccggccaaactaagcaaacgggggaagaagggccttggtcagggaggtgaccaagaacctgatggtcagtgacagagctccagagatcttctgtggagatgggaaaaccttccagaaggacaaccatctctgcaacactccaccaatcaggcctttttggtagagtgaccagactgaagccactcctcaattaaaaggcacatgacagactgcttggagtttgccaaatgccacctaaaggactctcacactgtgagaaacaagattctgtggtctgatgaaaccaagactgaactctttggtctgaatgccaagcatcacatctggaagaaagctggcaccatccctacagtgaagcatggtggtggcagcatcatgctgtgggaatgttttccagcagcaaggactgggtgactagtcaggatcgagggaaagatgaacgtagcaaagtacagagatccttgatgaaaacctgctccagagcgctcaagacctcaggctggggcgaaggttcaccttccaacaggacaacaaccctaaccacacagccaagacaacgcatgagagccttcgggacaagtctctgaatgtccttgagtggcccagccatagcctggacttgaacccgatcaaacatctctagagagacctgaaaatagctgtgcagcgacgctccccatccaacctgacaaagcttgagaggatctgcagagaagaatggatgaaactccccaaatacagctgtgccaagcttgtagcatcatacccaagaagactcaaggctgtaatcgctgccaaaggtgcttcaacaaaatactgagtaaagggtctgaatacttgtcataggttttttgtttgttgctaaaatgtctagaaacctgtttttgctttatcattatggggtattgtgtagattcatgagggaAATAAACAACAATCCATttttaaataaggctgtaacgtaacaaaatgtggaaaaactaaaggggtctgattactttccgaatgcactgtagatgggaggggttgagcggagctgaaggatgggactaaaaagaAACAAAATGGAACTATTGTGTGTACGCatgtataaactggaagtagacgcataagtgttgttgtccattagtttactcaaaTTACAGGAGAGATGGTAGGGTAaggggaaaatatattttttaaatacacatatttagggctcccgagtggcgtagcggtctgAGGCACATAACTCAGTTACATCATCCTACTCTCTATTCATAAAGAGTGTCTGCATCTGGTTCTTTGTCAACGGGAATGTTAATGCTCAGAATGAGGTTATGTGGGTGCAAACTAATGTTGTATTAAAAAGATAGTTCACTCAAATGACACATTCACATATTTGTTGCCTTACCTTGAAAgcaaagcagtctatggacaaggagatTAATTGCAACTTTCAAGGTGAGGAAGTAATATGTGATTTCAGTGAAAAAGCATTTGAGAGAAAagaagaaacctgcacactgctcttgatagtgtcactgctctttaataagcctCGCGTATCGGCGTCACGGCcgtcgtcagagcttttgtgatttatttatttttttgcacccttatgtagacctagccccacccacatccattCCACGCATCGAATGGGGTTGGAGTTGAGGGAAAGCAAATACGttttaccaaatataacaatgtgcatttcataaaaattcaaataaagtgtgtacataaaTTGTATTAAACAcatctgtaaaaccacaatgaggacatcgacCTACCAAGCAAAttttcataaatcattgggtacAGCGCAAGAAAAACGTTGAAGTAATCTTAAATGGGGGCATAattcatgttcacatttacaacataacatacataggcatttcattaTTAAGACATCTAGGAAATAATGGCTGGAGTGTGAAAATCCCCAAACATTATCTTTTCGTCAGAGTATTATATATCTTAACTTtttctatgccacaaaatctaggCATTTTATGTTTTAGGTCATTTAAATATACTGTGACTGGATAATGCCTCTCATTTCTCCTGATTTAACATGTATGGTCAcaaattctctgtttgagagaacgagaggttttacctaaataacacagcccacatggacatttaattatgtagataacatgggtggtggagcacataataatgtcatttatttggaaccgttttcctgtatgtgggtggcagaaatattcacacatCATATCATTACACTGTGCGCAACCTCTGCATCTATAAGAGGGCGTTCAGAAGAGGGCataaaagagcctggctgattttcttttgttgCTGGCAGTTGGCATGGACCAATTATTGCGTAAATTGCAACCTCTCCTATAAACAATAAGTGGTGGATTCTTAAATTCAGCTGGCAAAGCTGGGTCCgcaaaaaagatagctcagatgtgcgagtgccttttgaatggtGAAAAAGCCTTTGACATTTGGGTGGAAAATGATTTTTATGAGGAATATGATGTGACAGAAAGGAAGATTTAATGAATTAATTAATTTTCACACCAATATCACTCCTCCGTTTCTCACAGCCTCAGCACTAACCTTGCGTACTTTCTGGAAGTAGAGCTCAGGAAGGGCGTGAAGCCAGTAGGCCAGCTGAGTGAGGTAGAAGAACTTCACCTGAaacctgcagcacacacacacagagtttgtTTAAGGATATGGTACAGAGCAGGGTTCTCCTGCCaactctggtcctggagagctattgggtgtgcaggcttttgttccagccctgcagTAACATACCCGGTTCAGCGTAGAGAAGGGTTGTTTAAGCCATCATGAGAGTCCTACTAATAGTTACACCTGAGAAGAATACAATCTTACATTTTTACTGGACAAGAAGATAAACTATAAGTTACATTGCCATTGTGCTAATGATTATGGTTATCACAAGATATCTTGTTCTTGTCTGCGCCCTAAAGATCCTgatcaagagtagtgcactacacaaggaataaggtgccatttgagacgcaggaAGGAACAAGATAGCCCTGTAATAGTGCTGAGTCATCATACCTGAGATGGACATGTGGGTAGTTCTCCCAAAGGCTGCTAGGGTGAAACAGGTATCCTTCCTGAAAAGGGAAAAGGGAGACTTTAGTGGAAATCTTCATGATGATTTGACTTTACACGACAcattggcgtgtgtgtgtgtgtgtgtgtcttactgttATGAGTATGTAGAGACTCCACACGCTAGACACCAGGTGAAACACACACAGCTGGCCTGACTCATTAAACTTGGTGTTCTTGCTTTTCGAGAGATGGAGACGCCTATTCACTTTCTAAAAACAGAACAACAAAAAAGCATGTGATTAAAAATAGGCTCCAGATATCGTGGGAGACAGGTTGTGTCAAAATGGGTTTCATTTCCTGGTTCCATAGAAACATTGTCATTATTATACACAAGCAAGTGTACAGAAACAAAAAACCTATGACAACAAAAGATGCTAAGTGCCATCTTTAACCACTGACGCACTTTGAGCAGAGACGTACCGTACAAGTGTTACCCCAGGGGTGTCAGGGGGACACAGTCGGTCTTCAACGAGCTCCGGAGGGCCACattgaaaatgtgttatatttcgTCACTGTCAAAGTTTGCAAAAAAACATCCTCTATCCATATTTTGGGAATTGTTTTACGCTCCCTGATTGTCTTACTTTAATTTGggtgattattagcgagctgaactgtcaagaaactgtatgaatgcATGTCCATTATTTCGACAGAGTTTCGATTTGGATTTATTCATTTTTAAAGTATTTTGAGTTTGTTTCCCCCACCCCAAAATAAAGAAACGTCTTAAACCACGGATTTGACACCCGTGTTAACCCATTGTAAAACCCAGTTGATGATAGAGCTAGAGTGTGAAATAATATTACAATCCTTTTCCTGTTAGCCAGGATCCCAGATCTCTTTGTACAGTCTTGCCAACTCTTATGGTCACTGTAATGCTAaacataggagttggcaagacagcacaaacagatctagcACCAGAGCCCCTATCCACAAAGTGTGTCAGAGTGCCGATCTAGCATAGATCATATTGAATAATATTGTATGGACAGATCCtcaaatcagcactcctactctgaaacgCTTTGTGAATATGGCCCCAGGCTACATCCCTGTATTCTGGAGGTTTTGTATAGGAGAGGTGACATAAAGACAACCCCATTTGACCTTGTGACCTCATAATGAGTCTGTGTGCAGTAGGCCCAACAACcttgatctaaggtcagttttgcatttccaaTTTAAATGGTTCATGCTACATTTGGCTGATCCTAGCTCTGTGCATACAAGGTCAACTTCTACTCAGACCAGTCAGTCTCCATTGTTCCAGAGTTTAATCTCCATTTTACCCATCAGTGTTCCCCTATCTACCATTGTATCGACAAGGCGGCCCACCCCACCTAGCCCCATTGCCTCCAGTCTACAAGATTTTGGCATCTATTGGTTTTAATTGACAGAGTTAAGATGCCAGAGTTTCTGGATGTTGCTTTGAGAACACAAATACCCACAATGCAGTGAGGCTTGGTATTACTCACATCCAGGACGTACTCCTGCACCACAGCGTGGAGGATGATGGTGATGAAGAAATAGAAGAGGATGGTGGCCCAGTCCCGCCAGCCGTACTGGTACAATGTCACCTCTCcctctggacagacagacagtggaggGCAGGTAGGCATAATTAGTGACAAAGGACAAACTCAAAGTACACACAAAGTAGGCTACAGGGAGGAATGCGCCAATGACAACAGGTTTGACAGAAATGGAAGATAAGCCTACTCTGATAAACAGACTAtggatgtatcccaaatggcaacctattcactaaatagtgcactatttttgtactatatagggtatagACTCATAGCTGATGTGGTAGTGTTGAGTGGGGGTTGTGGCACAAACCTGGTGACTGGGTGCTGATGTTGTACTGGGGTTGAATAAACAGTATTGCAGTTTTTGCTGTTGCCTAGAAAAGAGAAGCATAACCACATTTAGGTTAGATATATGCTTAGATTAGATATCTAACGTTTTATGAAACTGCCAAGTGGCTTGCCTATGAATGACTTTCTTGTTTATGAAAGCAAGTAGACGGACAAATATGGAGTGGAAAAAGTTCTGGTAATAGACATTTGTGTGCGTATGTCTGTCTTTTTACAGAATGTTTCCATATAGCGTCATGTAGTgacaattgacatgctgactgcaggaatgtccaccagagctgttgcatgaaaatgttgttaatttctctaccataagccacatccaacattgttttagagaatttggcagtatgtcccaccggcctcacaactgcagatcacgtgtaaccacgtgtaaccacgcaagcccaggacctccacatctggcttcttcacctgagacCAGCcgcccggacagctgatgaaactgaggagtatttttgtATGGAAGAAAGCAACTTTGTGGGGGataactaattctgattggctgggcctaactcccaagtgggtgggcctatgccctcccccGCCCACCCATGGcggtgcccctgcccagtcatgtgaaatccatagattagggcctaattcattcatttcaattgaaggatttccttacatgaactgtaaaaCCGTTGAAATGGTTgtatgttgcctttatatttttgttcagtatagttagctTGTACTAGCTATCTAGCATGTACTAGCTGGCTAGCGTGTAGTGACGCAATGCTAGTGGGCAAGGCATGTAGAGATCTAATGCTAATGGGCGTGGTACTGTTACAATAACCCTCAATGGCAGAGGGCGCGGCGAGTAGTTACTGCAGTCCACAGATAGATATTATTGAAAAGGAAAACTTTCTCAAACACCtcacacattttttttggggggggaagtAATTTGACGATGTTCTTCTAAAGTGAATTCCGAGGGGGGACGGtgctgtatgtatatatatatatatatatttttttaaaacgaGTCGTCTCGCGATGACGAAGGGATATGACGCTTATTTTACGGTAAACTCGAGCGCACTAACAAGTTGCCAACATTCCACACGCGCCAGGGCCACCTGGTGCCTTGTCAAAACCAAACCCCGCCGAGTTCTAGTTTGCATGGGTCTATTCAGAGTGAACTGTTACCACAGTGACTTTCCGAGACGTGAAACCTCAAGGAAACCCCCTCCATAGCCTATATGTAGCCTACACATGAAGGCCAATAGCTCGCGAAGGGACTGAGAATACCGGATCGATACCTAAAACAGTCACAGCAATGTAAATGACTTCGCCAAACGAACCGTAGACtaggtttttttgttgttgacagatTAGGCTACAGCAAGTGTTTCCCTACGTGTGAATTCATCAGCCGGCCTATGACGACCATTTTTTTTGTCGAAGCATTCAATTATCTAACCAAGTCGAAGTGGTATAACGCTAATCTAACGTTTGTAATTTCATTAAAACGACAGCTCGGGCGCAAATAGAACGTGGAACACAATTCGTGTCACGGTCAGTGCACAGAAAAACAAACACGTCTACTCTTTCATTGCAACATAACCCGCTGCAGCAGCGCTCAAAGGTTGAGACGTGGCAGTTAACTCGATCATTTTGGAGCAACGGGCTTCCTTCGTCGAAAAGCTTTGTCAACGGGAACCAAGGGCCACTGCAAATGTAACGTTATTCGTTTATGGTAATTAGTTGTGCCTTAAATGAGCTTTTCCTTGATGTCAAACACACCGAACTAGTTAAAGTTTAACGTCAATGAAAAAGTGCCATACTCTTAAGTTTTCCATTCTTACCAAACAACACACACTTTAAATTGGTTAATCGTAGACTATGCAAAAACTTCTCGTCCCGTTATAGCTGACAAAATGAGCTACTTTAGATGAACTACTGTAGCCTAGAAACAGACCGATGTCGAGATGAAGGAAATTATAGGAAGTTATGCTGTACAAATGTCCAGTCTCTCACTTCCACTTCATCGCTGTCAACTTGCACATAAACCGTGATCAAACGACAGCTAAATTGTTACTTTGTAACCCTAGGAAGCAAACGCTATTGCGTTGTAACAAAAACTGCAACATTGTATCGTATCTACAAACCACCGCCATATCTGCATAACATATTAAAATGATTAACAGTGTAGCCAACAGCGGTAGTAAAAGTTAGTTGCAACTGCTTTCATATGAAACAGATGAAAGATATTACATGACGTTCAACTACATGCCATTGGAATATCTCATGGTTAAATCTGTAGCGGACCTGCCAACAAAAAAACAGCTGAGGTAGACGAGGGAAAATTGGAATCAGAATTCATCTCACCTCAAACATCAATCCAATCAGAATGAAAATGACCAAACTAAAGACGATATCGGCATGATTCTGTATTAAGAATTCCTGGCTGAAGAAGGGATAACTCTTGTTTCTCCTCCGGAATGCCATTTCAGCAGAATGACTTTTTCTCGACTTTTTACTTTATCCAACCAAAAAAAACTGACTGCGAAGTTCAGGAGTTAACTTTCTCCTTGCTCTGCGCATGTGCCTACTCTAAAAGGGGACGTTTTGAAAATTCCTCATTAAAGGTAAGGCTAAGTGAAATTCCTTCCTTTCTAGCAACTTCAGAATTACAGAATGCTGCAGAACATTCAAAGCATTTTCTTATTtacaacaaaaataaaatgtttgaagtgatttgAATGTAAAAATAGTTCGATGATCGAGCTTCTTTAAGTCACCCGCCTCTTTTCACAGGACAAATAAGGACACAAAAGTTACCCCATATTACCTATGCATTTCTATGTAATGCTTACAAGCATACCATAACTAATTTGCTCTTACTGTAGATACAAAATTATAATATAATTCATACATTCATTTGTGTACATAGAATTAAATGAAAGTTGAAATAATTACAACACATTTTTTGCATCAAGTCCACCCAATATAACCTTTATTGCTTGTTCGTTATTACATCAACTGTGGCCTTGACCTATGTAACAAAATTTTGAATAGGCAAGCACCTGAGAGGGGGAAAAGTATGAAAACCAGCATAATTTCAGTGTGTTGTACATGTTGCCTATGTACAGTGCCTcccgaaagtattcacaccccttgacttcatCCACATTgtcttacaaagtgggattaaaatggatgtaattgacattttttgtcaacaatctacacaacacactctgtaatgtgaaagtggaagaaaaattttAACGTGTAAAAactttatgaaaaataaaaacactaatatatcttgataagtattcaaccccctgagtcaatactgtacatgttagaatcacctttggcagcgataacagcggtgagtctttctgggtaagtctcttcaCAGTTTTCCactcctggattgtgcaacatttgcccattattcttttcaactTTTGTCAAGTTCTGtcgaattggttgttgatcattgctcgaCAACCATTTTTAGGTCTTGCCATAAGTTTGCAagcagatttaaatcaaaactgtaactcggccactcagggatattcactgtcttcttggtaagcaactccagtgtatatttggccttgtgttttaggttattgtcttgctgaaaggtgactacatctcctagtgtctggtgaaaagcagacaaaaccaggttttcctctaggaattttcctgttcttagctccattctgtttctttcttaccttgaaaaactccccagtccttaacgattacaagcatacccataacatgatgcagccaccactatgcttgaaaatgtggCGAGTGGTACTCAATTATGTGTTGTATTGGACTTGCCCCAAACATAGTTCagttgctttgccacattttgtgcAGTATTACTTttatgccttgttgcaaacatgatgcatgttttggaatatttttaattcactctgtcaattaggttattattgtggagtaactgcaatgttgttgatccaggcttagttttctcctatcacagccattaaactctgtaactgttttaaagtcaccactggcctcatggtgaaatccctgagcggttttcttcctctccggcaactgagttaggaagcgcgcctgtatctttgtactgattgggtgtattgatacaccatccaaagtgtaattaataacttcactatgctgaaagagatattcaatgtctgctttaaaaaaaaaaaactatctaccaatcggtgcccttctttgcaagtcattggaaaacctccctcgtctttgtggttgaatctgtttcaaatacactgctcgactgagggaccttacagataattatatgtgtggggtacagagatgaggtagtcattaaaaaatcctgttaaacacacATTTTgcccacagagtgagtccatgattGTTAGGCAAtttctttactcctgaacttatttaagcttgccataacgagcagcgcagcagtctaaggcactgcaacgcagtgctagaggcgtcactacagaccctggtttgatcccggctgtatcacaaccaggccgtgatcgggagtcccatagggcagcgcacaattagcccagcgtcatccgggttaggggagggtttggccggggtaggcagtgattgtaaataagaatgtgttcttaactgacttgcctagttaaataaaggttaaaataaaaaaacaaaggggttgaatacttattgactcaagacatttctgcttttcatttttaaataatttgtaaacattttaaaaacataattccacttttgac of Salmo trutta chromosome 1, fSalTru1.1, whole genome shotgun sequence contains these proteins:
- the LOC115195584 gene encoding translocating chain-associated membrane protein 2, whose protein sequence is MAFRRRNKSYPFFSQEFLIQNHADIVFSLVIFILIGLMFEATAKTAILFIQPQYNISTQSPEGEVTLYQYGWRDWATILFYFFITIILHAVVQEYVLDKVNRRLHLSKSKNTKFNESGQLCVFHLVSSVWSLYILITEGYLFHPSSLWENYPHVHLRFQVKFFYLTQLAYWLHALPELYFQKVRKEEVPRQLQYICLYLLHISAAYLLNLSRVGLVLLCLQYLSEMGFHIARMFYFTDESHQKMFDVWAVCFVFTRMVTLTLMFLAVGFGLARAENQGLDWDLGNFNTVLIRMTVLLLVCLTQSWLLWKFIRFQLRRWREFRHEQASRKRVAAKQTPRPLKRDSLGQHENGVIKAENGASPRPKKIKAP